The proteins below are encoded in one region of Desulfosalsimonas propionicica:
- a CDS encoding NAD(P)/FAD-dependent oxidoreductase, with protein sequence MTNESSLDIAVAGGGVAGIVAAYLLARRHRVTLYEKNSYVGGHTHTIEVDEGNESAACVDTGFIVFNDRTYPNFIRFIKQLGVSSLQSAMSFTYWDPGMGFTYNTTRPFADKKNLLRPSFWRLLFEIDRFNKTTRRWLAQNRLADMTLGQYLRQAGFSPALAKHYVTPVSAAIWSTGERDILDFPAQTFARFFENHGLLSFSGHPQWYTIQGGSHEYVKAFLKTFPGTVHTGCPVKKIARENGGVRLWTHEAEAVHDKVVIAAHANEALAMLTDPSDAEAKLLSLWQYAQNRVILHRDTSCLPPLQTAWGSWNYRQGAKKAVRGPATLTYYMNQLQQLACQHHYCVTLNPDYPIEPGHMIADLNYAHPMFDKDATATQGDLPGLNGVNNTWFCGSYFRYGFHEDAVMSAAAVGKEFGIEL encoded by the coding sequence ATGACAAATGAATCCAGTCTGGATATTGCCGTGGCAGGCGGCGGGGTGGCCGGCATTGTTGCCGCATACCTGCTTGCCCGGCGCCATCGGGTGACCCTGTATGAAAAAAACAGCTACGTGGGCGGCCACACCCACACCATCGAAGTCGATGAAGGCAATGAATCTGCTGCATGCGTGGATACGGGATTCATTGTTTTCAACGACCGCACCTATCCCAATTTCATCCGGTTTATCAAACAACTCGGCGTATCCAGCCTGCAAAGCGCCATGTCATTTACATACTGGGACCCGGGCATGGGGTTTACCTACAACACCACACGCCCCTTTGCAGACAAAAAAAACCTGCTGCGGCCGTCGTTCTGGCGCCTGCTGTTTGAAATCGACCGGTTTAACAAAACAACACGGAGATGGCTTGCACAAAACCGCCTGGCGGACATGACCCTTGGTCAATACTTGCGGCAGGCCGGATTTTCCCCCGCTTTGGCAAAACATTACGTCACTCCCGTAAGTGCGGCCATATGGTCCACGGGCGAGCGGGATATACTGGATTTTCCGGCGCAAACCTTTGCCCGGTTCTTTGAAAACCACGGGCTGCTGTCTTTTTCCGGCCATCCGCAATGGTATACCATCCAGGGCGGCAGCCATGAATATGTCAAAGCGTTTTTAAAAACATTTCCAGGCACGGTGCACACCGGCTGTCCGGTGAAAAAAATCGCCCGGGAAAACGGGGGGGTGCGGCTATGGACCCATGAGGCAGAAGCCGTTCATGACAAGGTCGTGATCGCCGCCCATGCAAACGAGGCCCTGGCAATGCTGACAGATCCTTCTGATGCCGAGGCAAAACTGCTTTCGCTTTGGCAGTATGCTCAAAACCGGGTAATCCTGCACCGGGACACCAGTTGCCTCCCTCCCCTGCAGACAGCCTGGGGCTCCTGGAATTACAGGCAGGGGGCAAAAAAGGCCGTCCGCGGTCCCGCAACCCTGACCTATTATATGAACCAGCTCCAGCAGCTGGCCTGTCAACATCACTACTGCGTCACCCTGAATCCGGATTATCCCATAGAGCCGGGCCATATGATTGCGGATCTCAATTATGCCCACCCCATGTTTGACAAAGACGCTACGGCCACACAGGGGGATCTGCCAGGCTTAAACGGGGTCAACAACACTTGGTTTTGCGGCAGCTATTTCCGCTACGGCTTTCATGAAGACGCGGTGATGTCGGCTGCGGCCGTTGGCAAAGAGTTCGGGATTGAACTATGA
- a CDS encoding DUF1365 domain-containing protein encodes MNSKIYTGFVEHTRHLPVYHHFQYPVYMYGIDIDELALLDKKLPFFGYNRLRPATINDADYLDNRPGCIKEKLLDLLPEADREQVATVMLITAARYFHYIFNPVCFYYCFDRQGAMICLAAEVSNTYGERHMYLPKPAAPDTSEPGILQYTADKAFHVSPFNNMSGRYDFFCTAPGQTIDVAIHLVREGEKIFEARFRARGRELTRAAHLGLLLRHPVMPHLTMPRIIFEAMRLYYRKHMPWHDKPAPSDPMTIRHKR; translated from the coding sequence ATGAATTCAAAAATTTATACAGGCTTTGTGGAACATACCCGTCATCTGCCGGTGTATCATCATTTTCAGTACCCGGTCTACATGTACGGCATTGACATCGATGAACTGGCCCTGCTGGACAAAAAACTGCCGTTTTTCGGCTACAACCGGCTGCGGCCAGCAACCATCAATGATGCCGATTACCTGGACAACAGACCGGGCTGCATAAAGGAAAAGCTTCTGGATCTGCTGCCCGAAGCCGACAGGGAACAGGTGGCAACTGTTATGCTGATCACCGCTGCGCGGTATTTTCATTATATTTTCAACCCGGTGTGCTTCTATTACTGCTTTGACCGACAGGGAGCAATGATTTGCCTGGCAGCCGAGGTGAGCAATACTTACGGAGAGCGGCACATGTATCTGCCCAAGCCCGCGGCACCGGACACCTCTGAACCGGGAATCCTGCAATATACCGCTGACAAGGCCTTTCACGTATCACCGTTTAACAACATGTCCGGCCGATACGATTTTTTCTGCACCGCCCCGGGCCAAACCATAGATGTTGCCATCCACCTGGTCCGGGAAGGGGAAAAAATCTTTGAGGCCCGTTTCCGGGCAAGGGGCCGGGAGTTGACCCGGGCGGCCCACCTCGGGCTATTGCTGCGCCATCCGGTCATGCCGCATCTCACCATGCCCAGAATTATTTTTGAAGCCATGCGCCTGTATTACCGAAAGCACATGCCCTGGCATGACAAACCGGCCCCGTCAGATCCCATGACCATCCGGCACAAGCGGTAA
- a CDS encoding SAM-dependent methyltransferase produces the protein MVDFLKAMYVRFLGKTPIAFKIVFTDGTCYAHGTGPPAFVIRYKTKTAQFNSMLFFGWGLIESYINGGVDIEGDLKALIRATADNEPSLAQTARQTRIFHPLIRMRNLWHEMLFGNRKSSQGVKNALAHYNRGSDIFWQYLDPTMTYTCAYWKEGTRSLRQAQENKLDHVCRKLRLKKGEHLIDVGGGWGSLLFHAVKNYGVIGTNLSPTTDQNRWLVDKARQEGIADKIRVQESDFRQVSGTYDKYASLGVYEHAGKGQLKDWIRSMAQCLKPGGIGLLHFIAHDRPMDTDFFIRKHIFPGGYLPGLTETIDLMAVHGLEILDIENLRRHYALTLDQWAARFDENWAMINSYNPKLFDERFRRTWRAYLHSCAAFFRTPNSVLRLYQITFCKGNTTDYPMDRGFIYNS, from the coding sequence ATGGTCGATTTTTTGAAAGCAATGTATGTCAGGTTTCTGGGCAAAACGCCGATTGCCTTTAAAATCGTTTTTACAGACGGCACCTGTTATGCCCATGGCACCGGGCCGCCGGCTTTTGTGATCCGGTATAAGACAAAAACAGCCCAGTTCAACTCCATGCTGTTTTTTGGATGGGGACTGATTGAATCCTACATTAACGGCGGTGTGGATATAGAAGGGGATTTAAAAGCCCTGATCCGGGCAACCGCTGACAATGAACCGTCTTTGGCCCAAACCGCCCGGCAGACTCGTATTTTCCATCCCCTTATCCGGATGCGCAACCTGTGGCACGAGATGCTGTTTGGCAACCGGAAAAGCAGCCAGGGGGTAAAAAACGCCCTGGCGCATTATAACCGCGGATCCGATATTTTCTGGCAGTACCTGGATCCCACCATGACCTACACCTGCGCATACTGGAAAGAGGGCACCCGGAGTCTGCGTCAGGCACAGGAAAACAAGCTTGATCATGTCTGCCGGAAACTGCGGCTCAAAAAAGGCGAGCACTTAATCGACGTGGGCGGCGGATGGGGTTCGCTGCTTTTTCATGCGGTAAAAAATTATGGGGTGATTGGCACCAACTTAAGTCCCACTACAGATCAGAACCGCTGGCTGGTAGACAAGGCCCGGCAGGAAGGCATTGCCGATAAAATTCGCGTCCAGGAAAGTGACTTCCGGCAGGTGTCGGGCACATATGACAAGTACGCATCCCTGGGGGTTTACGAACATGCGGGAAAAGGCCAGCTTAAGGACTGGATCCGGTCCATGGCGCAATGCCTGAAGCCCGGGGGAATCGGCCTGCTGCATTTTATCGCCCATGATCGTCCCATGGACACGGACTTTTTTATCCGGAAACATATTTTTCCCGGCGGATATCTGCCCGGTCTGACCGAAACCATTGATTTAATGGCAGTCCATGGTCTTGAAATACTCGATATTGAAAATCTCCGCCGCCACTATGCCCTGACCCTGGATCAGTGGGCCGCAAGGTTTGATGAAAACTGGGCCATGATCAACAGCTACAATCCCAAGCTGTTTGACGAACGCTTCCGCCGGACCTGGCGGGCCTATCTTCATTCCTGTGCCGCGTTTTTCCGGACTCCCAATTCGGTGCTTCGGCTCTACCAGATTACTTTTTGCAAGGGAAACACCACGGATTATCCAATGGACAGGGGTTTTATATATAACTCATAG
- the siaA gene encoding biofilm regulation protein phosphatase SiaA (SiaB is a threonine kinase acting on SiaC; SiaA is the matching phosphatase.), translating into MALFNSRLRIKSMLALILACMVVLGPVVVIGWQVLEKGRAELGQAYTLNLTRLSAQKIKAPVTRELALACRFADSVLLRQWLLNEDSSKKKALFFREASGFRRDFADNNYFIVNRENLAYSLNNSEKPYSRQPRYHLDPDNPDDNWFFQTMAECENFNINVNHDVHLGETRVWINVIVRNGAEKIGLAGTGLKLDAFLDEFIHTDEPGVTPMIINSQGLIQAHPDQSLISFGSGADAGKAKFSLRDLLGGGAGHENLGKAMEKARKAPGTVASLWAQLDGKRQILALSWLPELKWYVVNAVDLKAAQVIDENWITTAIAALAVMFIVLVALFGYGVDRMILRPLNRLHHSATALSRGRYDAPLPSAQNDEIGDLSRAFAVMVGKIKNHTRQLEDKVRQRTRELEEQSRLLENAKVAAEEANNAKSEVLDNVMESIHYAQTIQQAILSTELQIKQFVPECFTLWRPKDVISGDMIWSKDQEDGFAIAVIDCTGHGVPGGIMTMAAVSVLNRVVSEFGLQRPHRVLQEVSRIVQNMLGNQKTCRFSEDGLDMALCTYQRSGSTLFFAGARLGLLYENDGRLLEIKGDKQSLGYRSSNPDYPFQTHTIAVDKPLRVYLATDGTFDQIAENTGLPVGKRRIRDFLTHICKDPMDAQKQSLANMMEEFQGSEEQRDDITFLGLHLKA; encoded by the coding sequence ATGGCGCTTTTCAATTCCCGTTTACGGATCAAGTCCATGCTGGCACTGATCCTGGCATGCATGGTGGTTCTGGGGCCGGTTGTGGTGATCGGATGGCAGGTGCTGGAAAAGGGGCGTGCGGAATTGGGCCAAGCCTATACCCTGAATCTAACCCGGCTCAGCGCTCAGAAAATCAAAGCCCCTGTCACCAGAGAACTTGCCCTGGCCTGCCGTTTTGCCGACTCCGTGCTGCTTCGCCAATGGCTGCTCAACGAGGATTCATCAAAGAAAAAAGCCCTGTTCTTCCGGGAGGCCAGCGGTTTCCGGCGGGACTTTGCCGACAACAACTACTTTATTGTCAACCGTGAAAACCTTGCCTACAGTTTAAACAATAGTGAAAAGCCCTACAGCCGGCAACCGCGATATCACCTGGATCCGGACAACCCCGATGACAATTGGTTTTTTCAAACCATGGCCGAATGCGAAAACTTCAACATCAATGTCAATCATGATGTACATCTTGGGGAAACCCGGGTCTGGATCAACGTGATTGTCCGCAACGGGGCTGAAAAAATCGGACTGGCCGGCACCGGCCTGAAACTTGATGCATTTCTGGATGAATTTATCCATACGGATGAACCTGGCGTAACCCCCATGATCATCAACAGCCAGGGACTTATCCAGGCCCATCCGGATCAGAGCCTGATCTCCTTTGGCTCGGGTGCCGATGCCGGCAAAGCGAAGTTTTCCCTCAGGGATCTGCTTGGCGGCGGCGCCGGTCACGAAAATCTGGGCAAAGCAATGGAAAAGGCCCGGAAGGCACCAGGCACGGTTGCCTCTCTTTGGGCTCAACTGGATGGAAAAAGGCAGATTCTGGCTCTGTCCTGGCTGCCGGAACTCAAATGGTACGTGGTCAATGCCGTGGATTTAAAGGCTGCACAGGTAATTGATGAAAATTGGATTACAACGGCCATTGCCGCCCTGGCCGTTATGTTCATCGTTTTGGTGGCGCTTTTCGGCTACGGCGTGGACAGGATGATCCTGCGCCCCTTAAACAGGCTCCATCATTCGGCCACGGCGCTTTCCCGGGGCCGGTATGATGCGCCCCTGCCCTCGGCCCAAAATGACGAGATCGGTGACCTGAGCAGGGCTTTTGCCGTGATGGTCGGCAAAATCAAAAATCATACCCGGCAGCTGGAAGACAAGGTCCGGCAGCGGACCCGGGAACTGGAAGAGCAGTCCCGCCTTCTGGAAAACGCCAAGGTTGCAGCCGAGGAGGCCAACAATGCCAAATCCGAAGTCCTTGACAATGTTATGGAAAGCATTCACTATGCGCAAACCATCCAACAGGCGATTTTAAGCACAGAGCTGCAGATAAAACAATTTGTCCCGGAATGTTTCACTCTGTGGCGGCCAAAGGATGTTATCAGCGGGGATATGATCTGGAGCAAAGATCAGGAGGACGGTTTTGCCATAGCGGTTATTGACTGTACAGGACACGGGGTTCCCGGCGGGATTATGACCATGGCGGCGGTTTCGGTATTGAATCGTGTGGTAAGCGAGTTCGGGCTGCAGCGTCCTCACCGGGTTTTGCAGGAAGTCAGCCGCATTGTCCAAAATATGCTCGGCAACCAGAAGACCTGCCGGTTTTCAGAAGACGGCCTGGACATGGCCCTTTGCACGTATCAGCGATCCGGGTCTACCCTATTTTTTGCCGGGGCGCGCCTGGGGCTGCTTTATGAGAACGACGGCAGGCTCCTGGAAATCAAGGGAGACAAGCAAAGCCTGGGATATCGCTCTTCAAATCCCGACTACCCGTTTCAAACCCACACAATTGCCGTGGACAAGCCATTGAGAGTTTATCTGGCCACTGACGGAACCTTTGACCAAATCGCTGAAAATACCGGCCTGCCAGTGGGGAAACGGCGCATCCGCGATTTTCTGACCCACATCTGCAAAGACCCCATGGACGCACAAAAACAAAGCCTTGCAAATATGATGGAAGAATTTCAGGGCAGCGAGGAACAACGCGATGATATCACATTTCTCGGTCTGCACCTCAAAGCCTGA
- a CDS encoding diguanylate cyclase: MDEESIFLRETKVIDEAEHLLVTENSAGNPLARPYSDLLTEYKKLFRQTQRLVKMSDRMQKNLNELNAELQSHKEILSKMSYIDGLTSIANRRCFNERLETEWNRALRTGRPLALILLDLDYFKQFNDHYGHAEGDACLIQVAGALGRAVKRPGDLAARYGGEEFVILLPETTSTGAITVASDVQSRIGELAIAHQCSDIAPVVTVSIGVAVMFPEKIDRHQDLIEAADRQLYAAKKAGRNQIKEKVMGNDASD; the protein is encoded by the coding sequence TTGGACGAAGAATCCATATTTTTACGGGAAACAAAGGTGATAGATGAAGCCGAACACCTTCTGGTCACGGAAAACAGTGCCGGCAATCCCCTTGCCCGGCCTTATTCTGACCTGCTGACCGAATATAAAAAGCTTTTCCGCCAGACCCAGCGGCTGGTGAAAATGAGCGATCGCATGCAGAAAAATCTCAATGAGCTCAATGCTGAGCTCCAGTCTCACAAGGAAATCCTGTCGAAAATGTCTTATATCGACGGGCTGACTTCAATTGCAAACAGAAGGTGCTTTAACGAGCGCCTGGAAACGGAATGGAACCGGGCCCTGCGAACGGGCCGCCCGCTGGCACTGATTCTTCTGGATCTGGATTATTTCAAGCAGTTCAATGATCATTACGGCCATGCAGAAGGAGATGCCTGCCTCATTCAGGTGGCCGGCGCTCTGGGCCGGGCCGTGAAAAGACCCGGGGATCTGGCGGCCCGGTATGGAGGTGAAGAATTTGTTATTTTACTTCCGGAAACAACGTCAACCGGTGCCATAACGGTTGCATCCGATGTTCAAAGCCGTATTGGTGAACTGGCCATTGCGCACCAATGCTCCGATATTGCACCGGTTGTCACGGTCAGCATTGGCGTGGCAGTAATGTTTCCGGAAAAAATCGACAGGCACCAAGACCTTATCGAGGCCGCTGACAGGCAGCTTTATGCAGCCAAAAAAGCAGGCCGCAATCAGATCAAAGAAAAGGTGATGGGCAATGATGCATCAGATTGA
- a CDS encoding SiaB family protein kinase, translating into MMHQIEQFYEQLRHEGIIFSFSGPVSQSLLEGIGETLRQKMNLEETSTSVTQKVFSIFVELMQNVINYSAEKGIIGGEEQDLSLGVLIIGKQENHFYIQCGNYITQDQKGPLAEKLNKIQAMDKDELKRYYKQQRRKDPAEQSKGAGLGFIEMARKASQPIQFSILPTSTEKDFFVVTAII; encoded by the coding sequence ATGATGCATCAGATTGAACAATTCTACGAGCAACTCAGGCATGAAGGCATCATTTTCAGTTTCAGCGGTCCGGTATCCCAAAGCCTGCTGGAAGGTATCGGCGAGACCCTGCGACAGAAAATGAACCTGGAAGAAACAAGTACCAGCGTGACACAAAAAGTTTTTTCGATTTTTGTTGAACTCATGCAGAATGTGATCAATTATTCCGCGGAAAAAGGAATCATCGGCGGTGAAGAGCAGGATCTGAGCCTTGGGGTTTTAATCATCGGCAAACAGGAAAACCATTTTTATATCCAATGCGGCAACTACATTACTCAGGACCAGAAAGGCCCCCTTGCTGAAAAGCTCAACAAAATTCAGGCCATGGACAAGGACGAACTCAAGCGCTACTACAAGCAGCAGCGAAGAAAAGACCCGGCAGAGCAAAGCAAGGGAGCCGGGCTGGGTTTTATTGAAATGGCCCGCAAGGCCTCACAGCCGATCCAATTCAGCATCCTGCCCACCAGCACAGAAAAGGATTTTTTTGTGGTCACCGCGATTATCTGA
- a CDS encoding DUF1987 domain-containing protein, which produces MEVFFREKTKSTPRIHFDPEKHRLEISGESYPENSAKFYSPMLQWLEAYLQQLSNEDIHVDIELIYFNSSSSKVFMNFFDLLEEAAGKGVSVEIRWKYHPDNDIAQECGEEFQEDLQQVAFHLVEL; this is translated from the coding sequence ATGGAAGTTTTTTTTCGGGAAAAGACCAAATCAACCCCAAGAATTCACTTTGACCCTGAAAAACACCGCCTGGAAATCAGCGGGGAATCTTATCCGGAAAACTCCGCCAAATTCTACTCTCCCATGCTGCAATGGCTGGAAGCATACCTTCAGCAGTTAAGCAACGAAGATATTCATGTGGACATCGAACTGATTTATTTTAACAGCAGCAGTTCCAAGGTTTTTATGAATTTTTTTGATCTGCTCGAGGAGGCCGCCGGAAAAGGGGTGTCAGTGGAAATAAGATGGAAATACCACCCGGACAATGATATTGCACAGGAATGCGGAGAGGAATTCCAGGAAGATTTGCAGCAGGTTGCATTTCACCTGGTGGAATTGTAA
- a CDS encoding response regulator: MRKIWGLIKTIALPGIVRGSAPSDEIRLMQERFLRRLLYISAIASVPALFIASKETRAIGDNVSPLFYLTLFVIIAAMTLLQNRMAFFWKTSLLLAVFFACGFHNLIHFGFSGAGIHIFLIISVLITVLLGQRAGILTLIAGLATIVGVGVAMSTGVVSVDADLNFLSKQMISWLTAAGVFVFFAGAGVLIPGKLQNEMVRSLEAQKLQSNELSRANAELKNEIFRRKQAEDAYRLQALVLDQIQDRVTVTDLDGNITYVNKAEAQAPAFSQKAHNHDAAVLCSPDTDKTASIDRIMKQTKQKGYWHGKMSGSTATGNEAFMDCRTQLIHDTIGNPVAVCFIATDTTEQARLEKQLNQAQKMESVGRLAGGVAHDFNNMLSIINGYAELCLDQLDPAEPIYKNIREIYSAGNRSTAIVRQLLAFARKQTASPLPVDLNETISNMVKMLQRLIGENIHLQWFPGNNLWKIRIDPSQIDQIMANLAVNARDAISDVGRLTIETKNVVFDDSDWQSLAGLPPGQYVMLAVSDNGCGMNPKTMDSIFEPFFTTKTAGEGTGLGLSTIYGIVKQNSGFINAYSEPGKGTSFKIYLPRHTEAQSSSVHAQEPGPQLPTGSETVLVVEDETAILQLTGSMLEKLGYTVINAESPKAALHLAETYGEKIDLLITDVIMPEMNGRELFRQLSACNPEIRALYMSGYTSRVIAQHGVLEKGVQFIQKPFSIRELALKVRQAVDPAWMPCQKKDSPAKKT, translated from the coding sequence TTGCGCAAAATATGGGGCCTGATCAAAACAATCGCCTTGCCCGGCATTGTCCGGGGTTCAGCCCCAAGCGATGAAATCCGCCTGATGCAGGAACGCTTCTTGCGGAGGCTGCTCTACATCAGTGCAATCGCCTCGGTGCCGGCCCTTTTTATCGCTTCAAAAGAAACCCGGGCCATCGGGGATAATGTTTCTCCATTGTTTTACCTGACCCTGTTTGTCATTATTGCCGCCATGACGCTATTGCAGAATCGCATGGCCTTTTTTTGGAAGACATCGCTTTTGCTGGCCGTCTTTTTTGCCTGTGGTTTCCACAATCTCATCCATTTCGGCTTCAGCGGTGCGGGCATTCACATTTTTCTGATTATTTCTGTCCTGATAACGGTGCTCCTTGGGCAAAGAGCCGGAATCCTGACCCTTATCGCCGGCCTGGCGACCATTGTCGGGGTGGGAGTGGCCATGAGCACCGGCGTTGTAAGTGTGGACGCAGACCTCAACTTTCTCTCAAAACAGATGATCTCCTGGCTCACCGCAGCCGGTGTTTTTGTCTTTTTCGCCGGTGCCGGCGTCCTTATACCGGGAAAACTGCAAAACGAAATGGTGCGGTCCCTTGAAGCACAAAAACTTCAATCCAATGAACTTTCCAGGGCCAACGCAGAACTGAAAAATGAGATCTTCAGGCGCAAACAGGCTGAAGATGCCTATCGGCTGCAGGCCCTGGTGCTGGATCAAATTCAGGACCGCGTAACAGTGACCGATCTGGACGGCAATATCACCTATGTCAACAAGGCCGAAGCCCAGGCCCCGGCTTTTTCACAAAAAGCACACAATCACGATGCTGCGGTGCTTTGCAGTCCGGATACGGATAAAACCGCTTCAATTGACCGGATTATGAAACAAACAAAGCAAAAAGGATACTGGCACGGAAAGATGTCCGGCAGCACGGCAACCGGAAATGAAGCTTTCATGGATTGCCGCACGCAATTGATCCATGACACAATCGGCAACCCTGTTGCAGTATGCTTCATTGCCACAGATACCACCGAGCAGGCGCGGCTGGAAAAGCAGCTGAATCAGGCCCAGAAGATGGAGTCCGTGGGACGCCTGGCAGGAGGTGTGGCCCATGATTTCAACAACATGCTGTCCATCATCAATGGGTATGCCGAGCTTTGCCTGGACCAGCTTGATCCTGCGGAGCCGATTTATAAAAATATCCGTGAAATATACAGCGCCGGAAACCGCTCAACCGCAATTGTCCGGCAGCTGCTGGCATTTGCCAGAAAACAGACAGCTTCCCCCCTGCCGGTTGATCTCAACGAAACGATTTCAAATATGGTCAAAATGCTGCAGCGCCTTATCGGCGAAAACATTCACCTTCAATGGTTCCCCGGAAACAACCTGTGGAAGATCAGAATCGATCCTTCACAAATCGATCAGATCATGGCCAACCTTGCCGTAAACGCCCGGGATGCCATATCCGATGTGGGCAGGCTGACCATAGAGACGAAAAATGTTGTTTTTGACGATTCAGACTGGCAATCCCTTGCAGGGCTTCCGCCGGGGCAATACGTCATGCTGGCTGTAAGCGATAACGGATGCGGCATGAATCCAAAAACCATGGACAGCATTTTTGAGCCGTTTTTCACCACCAAAACCGCAGGGGAGGGAACCGGTCTCGGCTTGTCCACGATCTACGGCATTGTCAAGCAAAACAGCGGATTTATCAACGCCTACAGTGAGCCGGGAAAAGGAACGAGCTTTAAAATATATCTTCCAAGGCACACAGAAGCACAATCCTCGTCCGTGCACGCACAAGAACCCGGACCGCAGCTGCCCACCGGCTCGGAAACCGTCCTGGTCGTCGAAGATGAAACCGCAATCCTGCAACTGACCGGCAGCATGCTTGAAAAGCTGGGGTATACGGTCATCAATGCTGAAAGTCCAAAAGCCGCACTGCATCTTGCAGAAACATATGGAGAAAAGATAGATCTGCTCATCACCGACGTTATCATGCCGGAGATGAACGGCCGGGAGCTTTTCCGGCAATTGTCCGCCTGCAATCCAGAAATCAGGGCGCTTTACATGTCGGGTTACACATCCAGGGTCATTGCCCAACACGGCGTTCTTGAAAAAGGCGTTCAATTTATTCAAAAACCATTTTCCATCCGGGAACTGGCCTTAAAAGTGAGGCAGGCGGTTGATCCGGCCTGGATGCCCTGCCAAAAAAAGGACAGCCCGGCAAAAAAGACCTGA